The following nucleotide sequence is from Melioribacteraceae bacterium.
TCCAAAGTTTTCCCTCACAAAAATATCATTCCCGATACAAATAAAAAATTTACCGGATTCTGCACATTCGAAACTCATCGTTCTTGATTCGGATAAAAAAGTAATTGAAGAGTTTTCAGTTACCGCTTCGGAACATGTTTATAAGCTCACTTTGCAAAATGCTGGCACTTATGAAGTTATTGTTTCCAATGATGAAGTGATTTCGAAAAAAGTAAGAGTGATTCCGGGTTGGTTAAGTATTATCCCACCTTTGTTAGCAATTCTATTGGCATTAATTCTCAGACAGGTTTTAGTTTCATTGGCAGCGGGAATATTCGTTGGAGCAATTGTTATATATGATTATAATCCTTTAACTGCATTACTGAGATTTACGGATACAATAATTATCAATTCGCTTATTGATCCTGATCATATGTTCATAATCGTCTTTACTTTGTTGATTGGAGGTGTGGTCGGGGTTATTTCTAAAAATGGCGGAACTGCTGGTCTTGCTAATTTAATTACAAGATATGCTAAAAGTTCTAAATCCGGATTAATCTCAAGTTGGTTGATGGGAATGGTTGTTTTCTTTGACGATTATGCAAATTCATTGATCATCGGTAACATGATGCGCCCGATTACGGATAAACTTAAAATATCCAGAGAAAAATTAGCTTATATCGTTGACTCAACTGCAGCTCCGATTGCAAGCATTGTCTTAATCAGTACTTGGATTGGTTATGAATTAGGATTAATAAACGATGGATTAAAAAGTATCGGTTCCGATGCAAATGCGTACGATGTATTTCTTCAAACAATTCCCTATAGATTTTATCCAATTGCAGCAATCTTTTTTGTATTTCTAACTTCAGTTATGCGTCGAGATTTTGGTCCAATGTACAAAGCAGAAAAACGTTCTGCATTAACTGGGGCTTTGACGGAGAAAGATGCAAAAATTGACGGACTTAAGGAATCGGATGAAGTATTTTATTCCGGTGATAAAGCAAGATGGTTCAATGGTGTGATTCCAATTTTTATTATACTTTTAGGAACAATCGGCGGGATGGTTTATACCGGAATGCTTGCACTGCAAGAAATTGGAACCAATGATTATTCGGTTCAAAATATTATAAGTAATGCGGATTCTTATTCTTCACTTTTATGGGCAAGTTTTGCTGCTAGCATTGTTGCAATAATTATGAGTTCATGGCAGAAGATTCTAAAACTGAATGATGCAATGACAGCATGGCATGGCGGAGTTCAGACTATGCTTCTTGCTGCAATAATCCTAGTCTTTGCATGGGGAATAAGTGATATAACAAATCAATTAAAAACTGCTGATTATCTAATCTCAATTTTAAGCGATACAATTGATCCTAGATTCCTACCGGTATTAGTATTCTTAGTATGTGCGCTGATTAGTTTTTCAACCGGTACTAGCTGGGGAACGATGGCGATTGTTATGCCAATTGTAATTCCACTTGCTGCAAAAATGGTTGAAGTAAGTCATCTTCCAAATTCTGAGACCGTGTTAATTATTAATGGTGTTGTAAGTTCTGTTTTAGCGGGTTCGGTTTTTGGAGATCATTGTTCACCAATTGCAGATACAACAATCTTAAGCTCTATGGCTTCACATTGTAATCATATCGATCATGTTAAAACACAATTACCTTACGCAATTCTTGTCGGTATTGTTTGTATGGTACTTGGTGATATTCCGACTGCGTTTGGATTAAGTCCATATATATCACTTGTTTTAATTTTTGGTGTGCTTATTGGTGTATTGTTTTTATTTGGTAAGCGAGTACCGGAAGCAAAACTTACTGAGTAGTTTTTTTATCATAAAATTCCTTCACCGCTTCCGCTTTTGATTTTCCAATTGTATTGGCAAGTTCCGCAGTGGTTGCATTCTTGATACTATCAATGCTATCGAAATGAATAAGAAGTTTTTCTGCAACTTTAATTCCGATTCCGGGAATTTCGGTAAGTTCTGTTTGCAGTGTTCTTTGGTCTCTTCTTTTTCTATGAAAAGTAATTGCAAACCGATGGGCCTCATCTCTTACGTGTTGAATCAATTTCAAACTTGAGGAAGTTTTAGGAATACTTTGTGATTCGGAAATGCCCGGGAAGAAAACCTCTTCCAATCTTTTTGCGAGTCCGACTATTTGTTGATCTTTAATTCCTAATTGATTTAGAATTTCTACTGCCGAACTTAATTGTCCTTTACCGCCGTCAACAATTATTAAATCTGGTAATGGTTCTTTTTCTTCGAGCACTCTTTTGTATCTTCTTGAAATAACTTCTTGCATACTTGCAAAATCATCCGGACCTTGGACTTCTCTAATTATAAATTTTCTGTATAAACTTTTCTTGGGTTTCCCATCGACGAATACTACCATGCTGGCGACGGTGTCTGTTCCTTGGAGATTCGAGATGTCAAAACATTCAATCTTACGAGGAAGAGTTTTTAATCTTAGATCGCGCTGCAAAGCGGATAGAACATAAGGAACATTTCCTTCTTTTTTCATTCTCTGCAATTGAATTTCTTTCAATTGCAAAACTGCGTTTTGCGTACACATGTGTAAAAGTGATTTAGCTTCGCTCTTCCTTTGCGGTACTACAAAACTTACTTTATGCTGAGCTTTTTCGGTCAACCAATTAATTAAAGCTTCTTTATCATTTGGCTCACTTTCCAAAATAATTTCTTTCGGGATATCTACGTACTCATTGTAGTAAAATTTAATTACCGCATTATAAATCTCAGGTAAATCATCGCTTTTTTCGGATGAAAAATTAAGCTGACGTTTTCCGACTAATCTTCCGTTTCTGATATTTAATATTGTCGAAGCAACATCCTTTCCTTCAATTGCGGCACTTATTATATCTTTGTCTTCGGCATTTGGAAGAACAATTTTCTGTTTAGATGAATAAACTTCTAGTTGATCAATTTTATCTCTTACTAAAGCTGCTTTTTCAAATTCAAGGTCAGCTGAAGCCGTTTCCATTTCTGTTTTTAATTCGTTGATTAGTTCGGTTGTTTTACCTCTAAGTAGTTTTAC
It contains:
- a CDS encoding Na+/H+ antiporter NhaC family protein; protein product: MKKTSFILFLIVSLSFLNAQEIEVPKFSLTKISFPIQIKNLPDSAHSKLIVLDSDKKVIEEFSVTASEHVYKLTLQNAGTYEVIVSNDEVISKKVRVIPGWLSIIPPLLAILLALILRQVLVSLAAGIFVGAIVIYDYNPLTALLRFTDTIIINSLIDPDHMFIIVFTLLIGGVVGVISKNGGTAGLANLITRYAKSSKSGLISSWLMGMVVFFDDYANSLIIGNMMRPITDKLKISREKLAYIVDSTAAPIASIVLISTWIGYELGLINDGLKSIGSDANAYDVFLQTIPYRFYPIAAIFFVFLTSVMRRDFGPMYKAEKRSALTGALTEKDAKIDGLKESDEVFYSGDKARWFNGVIPIFIILLGTIGGMVYTGMLALQEIGTNDYSVQNIISNADSYSSLLWASFAASIVAIIMSSWQKILKLNDAMTAWHGGVQTMLLAAIILVFAWGISDITNQLKTADYLISILSDTIDPRFLPVLVFLVCALISFSTGTSWGTMAIVMPIVIPLAAKMVEVSHLPNSETVLIINGVVSSVLAGSVFGDHCSPIADTTILSSMASHCNHIDHVKTQLPYAILVGIVCMVLGDIPTAFGLSPYISLVLIFGVLIGVLFLFGKRVPEAKLTE
- the uvrC gene encoding excinuclease ABC subunit UvrC — encoded protein: MNSQLENKLSNLPTEPGVYQFKNDKGKIIYIGKAKNLRNRVRSYFHSSVDSPKTQIMVNKVTDLELIITSSEMEALILENNLIKQYKPRYNVNLKDDKTFPYIRITNEPYPQIYSTRTIIRDGSQYFGPYTDVKSMKASLRMINKLFKIRSCKYWIDDEVIRQKKIKVCLDYHIKKCDGPCEGLISEKDYNVMVDQVVKLLRGKTTELINELKTEMETASADLEFEKAALVRDKIDQLEVYSSKQKIVLPNAEDKDIISAAIEGKDVASTILNIRNGRLVGKRQLNFSSEKSDDLPEIYNAVIKFYYNEYVDIPKEIILESEPNDKEALINWLTEKAQHKVSFVVPQRKSEAKSLLHMCTQNAVLQLKEIQLQRMKKEGNVPYVLSALQRDLRLKTLPRKIECFDISNLQGTDTVASMVVFVDGKPKKSLYRKFIIREVQGPDDFASMQEVISRRYKRVLEEKEPLPDLIIVDGGKGQLSSAVEILNQLGIKDQQIVGLAKRLEEVFFPGISESQSIPKTSSSLKLIQHVRDEAHRFAITFHRKRRDQRTLQTELTEIPGIGIKVAEKLLIHFDSIDSIKNATTAELANTIGKSKAEAVKEFYDKKTTQ